CGGGGCGGTATCGGCGGTACAGGGCTGTGCTCACGGTTCCACCCTAGGGCTGAGGTCAGACATGAATCATCGATCCGGGCGATCGATCACTCGGGCACCTCGTAGTAGTCGATCGACGGCGGCACGCTCGCGTGCGGATAGACGCCGTCCTCCGCGCGCCGGCGCAGCCGCGGGCGCCCCGGGCGGACCGGCCCCTGGTCGGCGAGCGGAACCACGATGCGTGCTCCCGGCGCCACGGTGAAGTTCTCTCCGCGCACCGCAAATGCCACGGGCTTCCCCTCCCCCGCACGGGCGCCGATCTCCAGCTCAGCGGGGCGCACCGTGACGTCGATGCGCGTCCCACGCCACGTCAGCGGGAACGACAGCTCGGGCCAGGCGGCAGGAAGTCGGGGGTCGAAGCTGAGTTCGCCGCCGTGATCCCGCATGCCGCCGAATCCGCTTACCAGGGCCGTCCACGCGCCGCCGGCAGCCGCGATGTGCACGCCGTCTGCCGTGTTCCGATGCAGGTCCGCGAGATCAACGAAGAGCGAGTGCTCGAAGTATTCGAGCGCGAGCTCCTGGTAGCCGACCTCGGCGGCCATCACCGCCTGCGCGACGCCCGACAGCGTGGAATCTCCTGTCGTGAGCGGGTCGTAGTACTCGAAGTCGGCGAGCTTCTCGGCCTCCGTGAAGGCATTCCCCTGCAGGAACTCCGCCAGCACGACGTCCGCCTGCTTGAGCACCTGGAACCGGTAGATCACGAGCGGGTGGAAGTGCAGCAGCAGCGGACGGTGTTCGTCCGACGTGTTCTCGAGATCCCACAGCTCGCGCTCCAGGAACAGCGCGTCTTGCGGGTGGATGCCCGCCTCAGCGCTGTACGGGATGTGGATCGCGTCGCCGAGCCGCTCCCAGTCGTCGGCCTCCTCGGGACGTAACGCGAGGCGATCCGCCATCGCCCGGTACCGCTCGGGGGCGCGATCAGCCATCTCTCGCACGACGCGAGCGGCCGCGCGCACGTTGAACCGAGCCATCACGTTCGTGAAGAGGTTGTCGTTCACGACCGTCGTGTACTCGTCCGGACCGGTCACGCCGTGGATGTGGAACGAGTCCTCGCGCCAGAAGCCGAGCGTCGACCAGAGGCGCGCGGTCTCGACGAGCAGATCGACGCCGTCGCTCGCCATGAACGCCTCGTCGCCGGTAGCGCGCACGTACTTCACGAGCGCATACGCGACGTCGGCGTTGATGTGGTACTGCGCCGTGCCGGCGGCGTAGTAGGCGGATGCCTCCTCGCCGTTGATCGTGCGCCACGGGATGAGTGCCCCATCCTCGCTCAGCTGCGAGGCCCGACGCCGTGCCGCGGGGAGCGTCGAGGCGCGCCACCGCAGCGCATTGCGCGCCCAGGTGGGCGAGGTGTAGTCGAGGAACGGCAGCACGTAGATGTCCGTGTCCCAGAAGTAGTGCCCGCTGTAGCCGGATCCCGTCATCCCCTTCGCGGGGACGCCCCACCCATCAGCGCGTGCCGACGCCATCGCGACCTGCAGCAGGCCCCACCGGATCGCCTGTTGGAGCTCATCGTGGCCCGGCACCCGCACGTCGGAGCGGTCCCAGAACGCATCGAGGAACGCCCGCTGCCGCGCGAAGTGCACCTCGGGGCCCGCGGCGGTCGCGCGATCGAGCGTGCGGCGGCCGCGGTCGATCAGCTCCGCCACGGGGACACCGCGCGAGGTGTGATAGCTGACGTACTTCGTGACCGTCACGGGGACGCCCGCCTTCGCGTTCACGCGGAAGACGTTGCGAGAGATGTCCGCTTCGATGAGCCCGCGCGATTCGAACTCGTTCTCGGTCTCGACCACGTGGTCGGCGACGACCGCGAGCGTCATGCCGCTGGACGCCGCGCGATACGACAGCGTCGATCGCGTGCCCACCTGCCAGTGCTCCTGCGGGTCGAGCACTCGCTCCGTGATCTGCTCGGCCTTGCGCGGATCCGCGCGGTGCGCCGCGGCGGGGCGGCCGCCGTAGACGTCTTCGCCGTCCTGGCGGTTGATGATCTGACAGTTGACCACGACCGGCGCGTCGGCGTTCAGCACCGTGACGCTCATCTGGAGGACCGCGAGGTGGCGGTCCTCGAACGAGATCATCCGGGTC
Above is a window of Microbacterium faecale DNA encoding:
- a CDS encoding glycoside hydrolase family 65 protein; translation: MIDRERYPTDPWRLVETRFDEADLGVTETTFAIGNGFLGMRADHPEGLQAHEHGTFINGFHETWPIRHAENAYGFAEVGQTIVNVPDAKIMRVYVDDEPMSIDMAEITEYERCLDFRDATQRRRVRWVTPTGKEVLLESTRMISFEDRHLAVLQMSVTVLNADAPVVVNCQIINRQDGEDVYGGRPAAAHRADPRKAEQITERVLDPQEHWQVGTRSTLSYRAASSGMTLAVVADHVVETENEFESRGLIEADISRNVFRVNAKAGVPVTVTKYVSYHTSRGVPVAELIDRGRRTLDRATAAGPEVHFARQRAFLDAFWDRSDVRVPGHDELQQAIRWGLLQVAMASARADGWGVPAKGMTGSGYSGHYFWDTDIYVLPFLDYTSPTWARNALRWRASTLPAARRRASQLSEDGALIPWRTINGEEASAYYAAGTAQYHINADVAYALVKYVRATGDEAFMASDGVDLLVETARLWSTLGFWREDSFHIHGVTGPDEYTTVVNDNLFTNVMARFNVRAAARVVREMADRAPERYRAMADRLALRPEEADDWERLGDAIHIPYSAEAGIHPQDALFLERELWDLENTSDEHRPLLLHFHPLVIYRFQVLKQADVVLAEFLQGNAFTEAEKLADFEYYDPLTTGDSTLSGVAQAVMAAEVGYQELALEYFEHSLFVDLADLHRNTADGVHIAAAGGAWTALVSGFGGMRDHGGELSFDPRLPAAWPELSFPLTWRGTRIDVTVRPAELEIGARAGEGKPVAFAVRGENFTVAPGARIVVPLADQGPVRPGRPRLRRRAEDGVYPHASVPPSIDYYEVPE